The Ruficoccus amylovorans genome has a segment encoding these proteins:
- the ispG gene encoding (E)-4-hydroxy-3-methylbut-2-enyl-diphosphate synthase, whose protein sequence is MRLYCQSRFQALRRPTSEVKVGPVGVGANNPIRVQSMTTSLTQDVAATVKQCIRLAEAGCEIVRITAPNKAAAQALKDIREGFTAAGFGNIPLVADIHFLPNAAMVAIEHVEKVRVNPGNYADKKKFAVKEYTDSEYDSELQRLHEAFSPLVKRAKELGRALRIGTNHGSLSDRIMNRYGDSPLGMVESALEFMRIADDHNFRDIIVSMKASNTKVMIEAYRLATARMDEAGFNYPLHLGVTEAGDGEDARIKSAIGIGALLYDGLGDTIRVSLTEDPWYEVPVARDLADRAHALWENSKNLPAPEREPEAVNPYEYRRREVVNLSFGEDCPINALEPPRVIAPSHRPLSEHAQITKDVLAAHKVLKDARIEGLLVQVKQDTDLIHLLSLQKTLAPAIKTLVAEIGEGVTTAALDAFDWNDRCGWMLVKRFGAGDTESLKSFLSLTQSHGLLLAVDADAATVSALNDTLAGQENVVHTLSAPDASTHPVGAIRALGDVLLKKNLRGPLWLRMRGDFEILHQEGFGRQLLEAAMYTGPAFADGFGDLLSIDTVDDLARCTALAYNILQGARMRTVKTEYVACPSCGRTLFDLQEVTGRIKARTGHLKGVTIAVMGCIVNGPGEMADADFGYVGGAPAKINLYVGKECVEVGIPEAEALDRLVDLIRSHGKWVEPEPEEVEA, encoded by the coding sequence ATGAGGCTTTACTGTCAGTCGCGTTTCCAGGCTCTGCGCCGTCCCACCTCCGAGGTAAAAGTCGGACCCGTCGGCGTGGGCGCCAACAACCCGATCCGGGTCCAGTCCATGACGACCAGCCTCACCCAGGACGTGGCCGCCACTGTGAAGCAGTGCATCCGCCTGGCCGAAGCCGGGTGCGAGATCGTCCGCATCACCGCCCCCAACAAGGCCGCCGCCCAGGCGCTCAAGGACATTCGCGAGGGCTTCACCGCCGCCGGGTTTGGAAACATCCCGCTGGTGGCCGACATCCACTTCCTGCCCAACGCGGCCATGGTCGCCATCGAGCACGTCGAAAAAGTCCGCGTCAACCCCGGCAACTACGCCGACAAGAAGAAATTCGCGGTCAAGGAGTACACCGACTCCGAATACGACAGCGAACTCCAGCGCCTCCACGAAGCTTTTTCCCCGCTGGTCAAGCGGGCCAAGGAACTGGGCCGCGCCCTGCGCATCGGCACCAACCACGGCTCCCTCTCCGACCGCATCATGAACCGCTACGGGGACTCCCCGCTGGGCATGGTCGAGAGCGCCCTGGAGTTCATGCGCATCGCCGACGACCATAATTTCCGCGACATCATCGTCTCGATGAAGGCCAGCAACACCAAGGTCATGATAGAGGCCTACCGCCTGGCCACGGCCCGCATGGACGAGGCCGGGTTCAACTACCCGCTCCACCTCGGCGTGACCGAGGCCGGGGACGGCGAAGACGCCCGTATCAAGAGCGCCATCGGCATCGGCGCGCTGCTTTACGACGGCCTCGGGGACACCATCCGCGTCTCCCTGACCGAAGACCCGTGGTACGAAGTCCCCGTCGCTCGCGACCTGGCCGACCGCGCCCACGCCCTCTGGGAAAATTCCAAAAACCTGCCCGCCCCCGAGCGCGAGCCCGAGGCGGTCAACCCCTACGAGTACCGCCGCCGCGAAGTCGTCAACCTGAGCTTCGGCGAGGACTGCCCGATCAACGCACTGGAGCCGCCGCGCGTCATCGCCCCGAGCCACCGCCCGCTTTCCGAACACGCCCAGATCACCAAGGACGTGCTCGCCGCCCACAAGGTGCTCAAGGACGCCCGCATCGAGGGCTTGCTGGTACAGGTCAAGCAGGACACCGACCTGATCCACCTGCTGAGCCTGCAAAAGACCCTCGCCCCGGCGATCAAGACCCTCGTGGCCGAGATCGGCGAAGGCGTCACCACCGCCGCGCTCGACGCCTTCGACTGGAACGACCGCTGCGGCTGGATGCTCGTCAAGCGCTTCGGAGCCGGTGACACCGAGTCGCTGAAAAGCTTCCTTTCCCTCACGCAGTCCCACGGGCTGCTGCTGGCCGTCGATGCCGACGCCGCCACCGTCTCCGCCCTCAACGACACCCTCGCCGGGCAGGAGAACGTCGTCCACACCCTTTCCGCCCCCGACGCCAGCACCCACCCCGTCGGCGCGATCCGCGCTCTCGGCGACGTGCTTTTAAAGAAAAACCTCCGCGGCCCGCTGTGGCTGCGCATGCGCGGGGATTTCGAGATCCTGCACCAGGAGGGCTTCGGACGCCAGTTGCTGGAAGCCGCCATGTACACCGGCCCGGCCTTCGCGGACGGCTTCGGCGACCTGCTCAGCATCGACACGGTGGACGACCTCGCCCGCTGCACCGCCCTGGCCTACAACATCCTCCAAGGCGCGCGCATGCGCACGGTCAAGACCGAGTACGTGGCCTGCCCGAGTTGCGGGCGCACGCTCTTTGACCTGCAGGAAGTCACGGGCCGGATCAAGGCCCGCACCGGCCACCTCAAGGGCGTGACCATCGCCGTCATGGGCTGCATCGTCAACGGCCCCGGCGAAATGGCGGACGCGGACTTCGGCTACGTCGGCGGCGCTCCGGCCAAGATCAACCTCTACGTGGGCAAGGAATGCGTCGAAGTCGGCATCCCCGAGGCCGAAGCCCTCGACCGCCTCGTCGATCTCATCCGCTCCCACGGCAAGTGGGTTGAACCCGAGCCCGAAGAAGTCGAAGCGTAG
- a CDS encoding site-2 protease family protein: MSGDGNLLQSLFTNAWGWVLIILFFNGAIVIHELGHFLAAKWRGLKVERFSIFGLGPKIFGWRGKDGVEYCFCWIPFGAFVALPQLADMKALEGDSDDADKLPPISYADKMIVAFAGPFFNLILALVLATVVWLAGTPILKSSQTNMIGYVQTQVAIDAETTVPSPAAQAGLQPGDRILQIDGEPVNDWQDVSMYIATGSGRDAAGNPRAKLLIERDGDILPVEVFPVLMTYNERSGRELRIIGISQAQTLRVGGIMPDSPAQIAGLESGDLIEAVDGQKLYNLVTLNDYINAQPGKAVTLDILRDGEPTQLTVKPEAVAWTKPLARLAPAGQPEAAIEVMPIYAPDEAGDPASADTPGQLVLFDIAEASPLEGQFKPGDVLTAVNGQPVDSLASLIAAFNSAGVDPQLSFRQEGKDYVYQAGGEWDASLVNPVTRAMIGFRLQDDFIIAHPTPGQQFTASVKMIGRVLGSLVSPRSDIGFKDLNGAIGIGRLVHRFSSPDMFDTKWDGFRAALAFAVILNVNLALLNLLPIPVLDGGHMTIATISKLLGRPMPRSLIEAATGAFVVLLFGLMAYITLFDSLDWVGDVEAKKQALREQQYQIDIAFPNDKPAE, translated from the coding sequence ATGAGCGGCGACGGCAACCTCCTGCAATCCCTCTTCACCAACGCGTGGGGCTGGGTGCTTATTATCCTTTTCTTCAACGGCGCCATCGTCATCCACGAGCTGGGGCACTTCCTCGCCGCCAAGTGGCGCGGGCTCAAGGTCGAGCGTTTCTCGATTTTCGGGCTGGGACCGAAGATCTTCGGCTGGCGCGGCAAGGATGGCGTCGAGTACTGCTTTTGCTGGATTCCGTTCGGGGCCTTCGTCGCCCTGCCACAGTTGGCGGACATGAAAGCCCTCGAAGGCGACAGTGACGACGCCGACAAGCTTCCCCCGATCAGCTACGCCGACAAGATGATCGTGGCCTTCGCCGGGCCATTCTTTAACCTCATCCTGGCCCTCGTGCTGGCCACCGTGGTCTGGCTCGCGGGCACGCCGATCCTCAAGTCCTCTCAGACCAATATGATCGGCTACGTCCAGACGCAGGTCGCAATCGACGCCGAAACCACCGTCCCCTCGCCCGCCGCGCAGGCCGGGCTCCAGCCCGGGGACCGCATCCTCCAGATTGATGGCGAGCCTGTCAACGACTGGCAGGACGTGAGCATGTACATCGCCACTGGCTCGGGCCGCGACGCCGCCGGAAACCCCCGTGCCAAGCTCCTCATTGAGCGCGACGGCGACATCCTGCCAGTCGAGGTCTTCCCGGTCCTGATGACCTATAACGAACGCTCCGGGCGCGAGCTTCGCATCATCGGCATCAGCCAGGCCCAGACCCTGCGTGTGGGCGGCATCATGCCCGACTCCCCCGCCCAGATCGCTGGGCTTGAGTCCGGGGACTTGATCGAAGCCGTTGATGGTCAGAAACTTTACAACCTAGTCACCCTGAACGACTACATCAACGCCCAGCCCGGCAAAGCCGTCACCCTGGACATCCTCCGCGACGGCGAACCGACCCAGCTCACCGTCAAGCCGGAGGCGGTCGCCTGGACCAAGCCGCTGGCCCGCCTCGCCCCCGCCGGGCAGCCGGAAGCCGCCATTGAAGTCATGCCGATTTACGCACCAGACGAAGCCGGTGACCCGGCCTCTGCGGACACGCCGGGACAGCTCGTGCTTTTCGACATCGCGGAGGCCAGCCCGCTGGAAGGGCAGTTCAAACCGGGCGACGTGCTCACCGCCGTCAACGGCCAGCCCGTGGACAGCCTGGCCTCCCTCATCGCCGCCTTCAATAGCGCCGGGGTCGACCCGCAACTGAGCTTCCGCCAGGAGGGCAAGGACTACGTTTACCAGGCCGGGGGCGAGTGGGACGCCTCGCTCGTCAACCCCGTGACCCGCGCCATGATCGGCTTCCGCCTGCAGGACGACTTCATCATCGCCCACCCCACGCCGGGCCAGCAGTTCACCGCCAGCGTCAAAATGATCGGCCGCGTTCTGGGCAGCCTGGTCAGCCCCCGATCGGACATCGGCTTCAAAGACCTCAACGGTGCCATCGGCATCGGGCGGCTGGTGCATCGTTTTTCCAGCCCGGACATGTTTGACACCAAATGGGACGGCTTCCGGGCCGCGCTGGCCTTCGCCGTCATCCTCAACGTCAACCTCGCCCTGCTCAATCTGTTGCCCATCCCCGTCCTCGACGGCGGGCACATGACCATCGCCACCATTTCCAAACTGCTGGGACGCCCCATGCCGCGCAGCCTGATCGAGGCCGCCACCGGGGCCTTTGTCGTGCTGCTGTTCGGGCTCATGGCGTATATCACGCTCTTCGACTCGCTCGACTGGGTGGGCGATGTCGAAGCCAAAAAACAGGCCCTCCGCGAGCAGCAGTATCAGATCGACATTGCGTTCCCGAACGACAAACCCGCCGAGTAA
- the dxr gene encoding 1-deoxy-D-xylulose-5-phosphate reductoisomerase: MSSPKKIVLLGATGSIGENTLRVVAKHPDKLELLAIAGRRRWRDLARIAREFNVPHVAIYDEAVCAEARASGEFPAGTKLYCGLEGLIAVSVLGEAQLVVPAIVGTLSLKPTLAALEKGKDIALASKEILVLAGKFVMETASRSGSRMLPLDSEHNAIFQCLQGERKVDVDRLILTASGGPFRDFSREQMATVTKEMALKHPNWDMGPKITIDSSTMANKGLELIEARWLFDLPADRIDVTIHPQSIVHSMVQYVDGSILAQLCPPVMTFAIQHTLLYPERAAGVDATLDFSQLLNLEFRPPDEVQFPCLRLAREAALAGGIATGAFNAANEIAVEAFVADRIGYLDIPRVIERTLESISNHDPDNLDDLLAADAEARRIAGEKVAAGLTPITK; the protein is encoded by the coding sequence ATGTCCAGTCCCAAAAAGATCGTCCTGCTCGGGGCCACCGGCTCCATTGGTGAAAATACGCTACGCGTCGTCGCCAAGCACCCGGACAAACTCGAACTGCTCGCCATCGCCGGACGCCGCCGCTGGCGCGACCTGGCCCGCATCGCGCGGGAGTTCAACGTCCCCCACGTCGCCATCTACGACGAAGCCGTCTGCGCCGAGGCCAGGGCCTCGGGCGAGTTCCCCGCCGGGACGAAGCTCTACTGCGGGCTGGAGGGGCTGATCGCCGTCTCCGTGCTCGGAGAGGCGCAACTGGTGGTCCCCGCCATCGTCGGGACGCTTTCGCTCAAGCCGACCCTCGCCGCCCTCGAAAAGGGCAAGGACATCGCCCTGGCGAGCAAGGAAATCCTCGTGCTGGCGGGCAAGTTCGTCATGGAGACGGCCAGCCGCTCCGGCTCGCGGATGCTTCCGCTCGACAGCGAGCACAACGCCATTTTCCAATGCCTCCAGGGCGAGCGCAAGGTGGACGTGGACCGGCTCATCCTGACTGCCTCGGGCGGGCCCTTCCGCGACTTCAGCCGCGAGCAAATGGCCACCGTGACCAAGGAAATGGCCCTCAAGCACCCCAACTGGGACATGGGTCCGAAGATCACCATCGACTCCTCCACGATGGCCAACAAAGGGCTGGAGCTAATCGAGGCCCGCTGGCTCTTTGACCTGCCTGCCGACCGCATCGACGTGACCATCCACCCCCAGAGCATCGTCCACTCGATGGTGCAGTACGTGGACGGCTCCATCCTGGCCCAACTCTGCCCGCCGGTCATGACCTTTGCCATCCAGCACACCCTCCTGTACCCCGAACGGGCCGCGGGCGTGGACGCCACCCTCGACTTTTCCCAACTGCTCAACCTCGAATTCCGCCCGCCGGACGAGGTGCAGTTCCCCTGCCTGCGGCTGGCCCGCGAGGCCGCCCTGGCCGGAGGGATCGCCACCGGAGCCTTCAACGCCGCCAACGAGATCGCGGTGGAAGCCTTTGTCGCCGACCGCATCGGCTACCTCGACATCCCCCGGGTGATCGAGCGGACCCTCGAATCCATCTCCAACCATGACCCGGACAACCTCGACGACCTCCTGGCCGCCGACGCCGAGGCCCGCCGCATCGCCGGGGAGAAAGTCGCTGCCGGCCTGACTCCCATCACGAAATAA
- a CDS encoding phosphatidate cytidylyltransferase yields MRKRIASTLGLWAVIVAVLAFFGQDGGLLLLTALAALTQIEFYKLLEKMGPYRPLKAVGVGLGLFIMLGTYYLPVQHALDVTALAMIVLSFTLLAVPQIRNTFMPTLFGVIYVPFMFQFYGLLMQDYGTVMVPVWIVAVSKFSDVGGLLVGMAIGKHKLCPHISPNKTIEGALGGIAFSALVGVILLACFPSYLPEMGWIKAALIAAILGDIALVSDLIESMVKRKAGVKDSGSAIPGIGGIFDLTDSLILTAPAGYLLFNYLV; encoded by the coding sequence GTGAGGAAACGCATCGCCAGCACCCTTGGCCTGTGGGCCGTCATCGTCGCCGTGCTCGCCTTTTTCGGGCAGGACGGCGGCCTCCTGCTCCTGACGGCCCTCGCCGCCCTGACCCAGATCGAGTTTTACAAGCTGCTGGAGAAAATGGGGCCATACCGCCCGCTCAAGGCAGTCGGCGTCGGCCTCGGGCTGTTCATCATGCTGGGCACGTACTACCTGCCCGTGCAGCACGCCCTCGACGTGACCGCGCTGGCCATGATCGTGCTTTCCTTTACCCTGCTGGCGGTGCCACAGATCCGCAACACGTTCATGCCCACGTTGTTCGGGGTGATCTATGTGCCGTTTATGTTCCAGTTCTACGGGTTGCTGATGCAGGACTACGGCACGGTCATGGTGCCGGTCTGGATCGTGGCGGTCTCGAAATTCTCCGACGTGGGCGGGCTGCTGGTCGGCATGGCCATCGGCAAGCACAAGCTTTGCCCCCACATCAGCCCGAACAAGACCATCGAGGGCGCACTGGGCGGGATCGCCTTCTCCGCACTGGTCGGGGTCATCCTGCTGGCCTGCTTCCCGTCCTACCTGCCCGAAATGGGCTGGATCAAGGCGGCCCTGATCGCGGCCATCCTCGGTGACATCGCGCTCGTCTCCGACCTGATCGAGTCGATGGTCAAGCGCAAGGCGGGCGTCAAGGACTCCGGCAGCGCCATCCCCGGCATTGGCGGCATCTTTGACCTGACCGACAGCCTGATCTTGACCGCGCCCGCCGGGTATCTCTTATTCAATTACCTGGTCTAA
- the uppS gene encoding polyprenyl diphosphate synthase, producing MTDSTSQPSGMPGLQHVAIIMDGNGRWARQRGLPRIEGHRRGVSNVREILKVARDLKIRTLTLFAFSVENWQRPPEEISSLMGLLEFFLERNTRELVKNKVRLRVIGRPEELPEGVQKKLHAALEATKDFKDYVLQVALNYGSRTEVLDAVRAFSEDVAKGKADPNHLDWPLFSRYLYTDGIPDPDLLIRTSGETRISNFLLLQCAYSEMFFSPVFWPDFGRQHFIDAVESFHRRQRRFGKTGEQVTEAPTDEAALNR from the coding sequence GTGACCGATTCCACCAGCCAACCCTCCGGTATGCCGGGCCTCCAGCATGTCGCCATCATCATGGATGGCAACGGACGGTGGGCGCGGCAGCGCGGCCTGCCCCGGATCGAGGGCCACCGCCGCGGCGTCAGCAATGTACGGGAGATCCTCAAGGTCGCCCGCGACCTGAAAATCCGCACCTTGACGCTGTTCGCCTTCTCGGTGGAGAACTGGCAGCGCCCGCCGGAGGAAATCTCCTCCCTGATGGGGCTGCTGGAGTTTTTTCTGGAGCGCAACACCCGCGAACTGGTCAAGAACAAGGTCCGCCTGCGCGTGATCGGACGCCCCGAGGAACTGCCCGAAGGCGTGCAGAAAAAACTCCACGCCGCGCTGGAAGCGACCAAGGATTTCAAGGACTATGTCCTGCAAGTGGCGCTCAACTACGGCTCCCGCACCGAGGTGCTGGACGCCGTGCGGGCCTTTTCCGAGGACGTGGCCAAGGGCAAAGCCGACCCCAACCACCTCGACTGGCCGCTGTTCTCGCGCTACCTCTACACCGACGGCATCCCCGACCCGGACCTGCTCATCCGCACCTCCGGTGAGACCCGGATCAGTAATTTTCTCCTCCTTCAGTGCGCCTATTCCGAGATGTTTTTCAGCCCGGTTTTCTGGCCCGATTTCGGTCGCCAGCACTTTATCGACGCCGTGGAGAGCTTCCACCGTCGCCAGCGCCGCTTTGGCAAGACCGGAGAGCAGGTCACCGAAGCCCCCACGGACGAAGCCGCCCTTAACCGGTGA
- a CDS encoding 4a-hydroxytetrahydrobiopterin dehydratase, with protein sequence MSKALDDAAVATALAGLPGWAHQDNRLKKSFTFADFSQALGFIVRVGLEAEKMNHHPELFNVYNRVELALATHDAGSKVTDKDVALARRVEAVGME encoded by the coding sequence ATGTCTAAAGCACTTGACGATGCCGCCGTCGCAACCGCGCTGGCGGGCCTGCCCGGTTGGGCCCATCAGGATAATCGGCTAAAAAAGTCCTTCACCTTTGCGGACTTCTCGCAGGCGCTGGGCTTCATCGTCCGCGTGGGGCTGGAGGCCGAGAAAATGAACCACCATCCGGAGCTTTTTAACGTTTATAACCGGGTCGAGCTGGCTCTGGCCACGCACGATGCGGGGAGCAAGGTCACAGACAAGGATGTCGCCCTCGCCCGGCGGGTTGAGGCTGTCGGGATGGAGTAG
- the folE2 gene encoding GTP cyclohydrolase FolE2 has product MSDQVTSSLKSTSARKPKAYYDKDFQVTDAYRQTLPDMQNCDSSEIQGANVPIMQVGISNFRLPLTYLTKACEKRSLETSVTGTVSLGADAKGINMSRIMRTFYDFKDRVFSLELLEEILLRYKREIGSSRARLKLNFNYPIVQKSLRSGLEGFQYYKVAYEGFIDDLDRYRRFIHFDFVYSSACPCSSELSEHARAERDIYSIPHSQRSKARVSVEVRDGSDLPLEDLQQLCLEALKTETQVMVKREDEQAFAELNGAYVKFVEDAARLLYEQLDAEPRIRDFQVTCAHLESLHSHDAVAVINKGLPGGFTADTRDFHDLIC; this is encoded by the coding sequence ATGAGCGATCAAGTTACATCCAGCCTGAAAAGTACGTCCGCGCGCAAGCCGAAGGCGTATTACGACAAGGATTTCCAGGTCACGGACGCCTACCGGCAGACTCTGCCCGACATGCAGAACTGTGACTCCTCGGAAATCCAGGGGGCGAACGTGCCGATCATGCAGGTGGGCATCTCCAATTTCCGCCTGCCTCTGACGTACCTGACCAAGGCCTGCGAAAAGCGTTCGCTGGAGACCTCGGTCACGGGGACGGTCTCACTCGGCGCCGATGCCAAGGGCATCAACATGTCCCGCATCATGCGCACGTTCTACGACTTCAAGGACCGTGTCTTTTCGCTGGAATTGCTCGAAGAGATCCTCCTGCGCTACAAGCGCGAGATCGGCAGCAGCCGTGCCCGCCTGAAGCTTAATTTCAACTACCCGATCGTGCAGAAAAGCCTGCGCAGCGGGCTGGAGGGCTTCCAGTACTACAAGGTCGCCTACGAGGGCTTCATCGACGATCTCGACCGCTACCGCCGCTTTATCCATTTTGATTTCGTGTACTCCTCGGCCTGCCCGTGCTCCTCGGAGCTCTCCGAGCACGCCCGCGCCGAGCGCGACATCTACAGCATCCCGCACTCCCAGCGCAGTAAGGCGCGGGTCAGCGTGGAGGTGCGCGACGGCTCCGACCTGCCGCTGGAAGATCTCCAGCAGCTCTGCCTCGAAGCTCTCAAGACCGAGACCCAGGTCATGGTCAAGCGCGAGGACGAGCAGGCTTTCGCCGAGTTGAACGGCGCGTACGTCAAGTTCGTCGAGGATGCCGCCCGGCTCCTCTACGAGCAGCTCGACGCCGAGCCGCGTATCCGCGACTTCCAGGTCACCTGCGCGCACTTGGAGTCGCTCCACTCGCACGATGCCGTGGCTGTGATCAACAAGGGCCTGCCCGGCGGCTTCACCGCCGACACCCGCGATTTCCACGACCTTATCTGCTAG
- a CDS encoding ATP-dependent helicase encodes MDFSGPSVSIGDQFAPIDYERELNPQQLAAVKAADGPALVLAGAGSGKTRTLTYRVAWLLEQGVYAGEILLLTFTNKAAREMLGRVEDLTGVPRWKFWGGTFHSIGQRTLRTHGATVGIEKGFTILDQGDAESLLGDVIRERDSTFLKNKDHPKARVVAEMISYARNTRQPLENVILSRYPWLEDMVETLLGFARGYAERKLRQQTLDYDDLLEYWLKLLETDAQARDYYQDRFRYVLVDEFQDTNKLQGSIVNLLAAKRRNVMVVGDNWQCIYTWRGAEFANMEDFADVFPERTIYKIETNYRSSPQILNFANHMMGGHPSIPGYPLELQAHQPSRDRPYVLPCMDTRQQADIVIRRLEGLREEGRSLKDVAVLYRAHYQAMDLQMELSRRGVPYTITSGVRFFEQAHIRDLVAQLRLVANPRDSAAFERLVMLLPRVGAVTAKKLYKQAHELAEKERTSLVWALLGEPVLKKVPADAREDWTQMAQSLLDMERAMGGPAVAPPEKLDPDLFDHAKKQQPGETRVAATPQEVVKLAIEGWYGDYLRNLYDNWQSRRDDLDSLLGFAARYEDMTELLAQLVLLNSETSDRRIDPEEETVKLTTIHQSKGLEFPVVFVLGLSEGLLPLKRAIEDGDVEEERRLLYVAVTRAMEELYLCFPRVTTSGGPPQIMEPSRFLTAVSEEYYEVLRTGGGR; translated from the coding sequence ATGGATTTTTCCGGACCCAGTGTCAGCATTGGCGACCAGTTCGCCCCCATCGACTACGAGCGCGAGCTTAACCCGCAGCAACTGGCCGCGGTCAAGGCCGCTGACGGGCCGGCGCTGGTGCTGGCCGGGGCGGGCTCGGGCAAGACGCGGACGCTGACCTACCGCGTGGCCTGGCTGCTGGAGCAGGGCGTTTACGCCGGGGAGATTCTCCTGCTCACCTTCACCAACAAGGCCGCCCGTGAGATGCTCGGTCGGGTGGAGGACCTGACCGGCGTGCCCCGCTGGAAGTTCTGGGGCGGGACTTTTCACTCCATCGGGCAGCGCACGCTGCGTACGCACGGCGCGACGGTCGGGATCGAGAAGGGCTTTACGATCCTCGACCAGGGCGACGCCGAGTCCCTCCTCGGCGATGTCATCCGCGAGCGCGACAGCACGTTTCTCAAAAACAAGGACCACCCGAAGGCCCGCGTCGTGGCCGAGATGATCAGCTATGCCCGCAACACGCGGCAGCCGCTGGAGAACGTCATCCTCTCGCGCTACCCGTGGCTGGAGGACATGGTCGAGACGCTGCTGGGCTTTGCCCGTGGCTACGCCGAACGCAAGCTGCGCCAGCAGACGCTCGATTACGACGACTTGCTGGAGTACTGGCTCAAGCTTCTGGAAACCGATGCGCAGGCCCGCGATTATTATCAGGACCGCTTCCGCTACGTCCTGGTGGACGAGTTTCAGGACACGAACAAACTTCAGGGCTCCATTGTCAACCTGCTCGCGGCCAAGCGCCGCAACGTCATGGTCGTGGGCGACAACTGGCAGTGCATCTACACCTGGCGCGGGGCCGAGTTCGCCAACATGGAGGACTTCGCCGACGTTTTTCCCGAGCGCACGATTTACAAGATCGAGACCAACTACCGTTCCAGCCCGCAGATCCTGAATTTCGCCAACCACATGATGGGTGGTCACCCGTCCATCCCCGGCTACCCGCTGGAGCTTCAGGCGCACCAGCCGTCGCGGGACCGGCCCTACGTGTTGCCGTGTATGGACACGCGCCAGCAGGCGGACATCGTTATCCGGCGGCTGGAGGGGCTGCGAGAGGAAGGGCGCTCGCTCAAGGACGTGGCCGTCCTCTACCGCGCCCACTATCAGGCGATGGATCTTCAGATGGAGCTTTCCCGCCGTGGCGTGCCCTACACGATTACCAGTGGCGTGCGTTTCTTCGAGCAGGCGCACATCCGCGATCTCGTAGCGCAGTTGCGGTTGGTGGCCAATCCGCGTGATAGCGCCGCCTTTGAGCGGCTGGTCATGCTCCTGCCGCGGGTGGGCGCAGTCACCGCGAAAAAACTCTACAAGCAGGCGCACGAGCTGGCGGAAAAGGAACGCACTTCGCTCGTCTGGGCGTTGCTGGGCGAGCCGGTTCTGAAAAAAGTCCCCGCCGATGCCCGCGAGGACTGGACGCAGATGGCGCAAAGCCTGCTCGACATGGAGCGTGCTATGGGCGGCCCAGCGGTGGCCCCGCCGGAAAAGCTCGATCCCGACCTCTTCGACCACGCCAAAAAACAGCAACCGGGTGAGACGCGTGTGGCAGCTACGCCGCAGGAAGTGGTCAAACTCGCCATCGAAGGCTGGTACGGCGACTACCTGCGCAACCTTTATGATAACTGGCAAAGCCGCCGTGACGATCTCGACAGTTTACTCGGGTTCGCTGCCCGCTACGAGGACATGACGGAGCTGCTCGCCCAACTGGTTTTGCTCAACTCCGAGACCAGCGACCGCCGGATCGACCCGGAGGAGGAGACGGTCAAGCTGACGACCATTCACCAGTCGAAGGGGCTGGAGTTCCCGGTCGTGTTCGTGCTCGGCTTGTCCGAAGGGCTGCTCCCGCTCAAGCGGGCTATCGAAGACGGTGATGTCGAGGAGGAGCGCCGCCTGCTCTATGTGGCCGTGACCCGAGCGATGGAGGAGCTCTACCTGTGCTTCCCGCGCGTGACGACGTCCGGCGGGCCGCCCCAGATCATGGAGCCCTCGCGATTCCTGACTGCTGTATCCGAAGAGTACTACGAGGTGCTGCGAACCGGCGGCGGGCGCTGA
- a CDS encoding YtxH domain-containing protein, producing the protein MKSLTRLLTALMAAGLILFVAGCEKSTGDHLEDAGDSISKAADKAGDAVGDAVEDAGDSVEDAADKAN; encoded by the coding sequence ATGAAATCATTGACCCGCTTACTGACTGCACTCATGGCCGCCGGACTTATTCTGTTCGTCGCAGGTTGTGAAAAATCGACCGGCGACCATCTCGAAGACGCCGGAGACAGCATTTCCAAAGCCGCCGACAAGGCTGGTGACGCCGTGGGTGATGCCGTCGAAGACGCTGGTGACAGCGTGGAAGACGCCGCCGACAAGGCCAACTAA
- a CDS encoding NUDIX hydrolase — MPSNPDEPFDVVNQRDQVIMQLPRHEVHRRRLFHRAVHILVFNSRGDIYMQRRSPTKDTYPNRWTTSCSGHVDAGENYSTAAVRELGEELGISIPGVDALDTLFSHSPCRATGYEFIFVYKLVWDGEITFDPEEISEGRWFTPPELTADMAGHPDGYAPSFHLVWQDYQKTA, encoded by the coding sequence ATGCCTTCCAATCCAGACGAACCTTTCGACGTCGTAAACCAGCGCGACCAAGTCATCATGCAGCTACCCCGGCATGAAGTCCACCGGCGGCGGCTTTTCCACCGCGCCGTGCACATCCTGGTCTTCAACAGCCGGGGGGACATCTACATGCAGCGTCGCTCTCCGACCAAAGACACCTACCCCAACCGCTGGACCACCTCGTGCTCCGGCCATGTGGATGCCGGGGAAAACTACAGCACCGCGGCCGTCCGCGAGCTGGGCGAAGAGCTTGGCATCAGCATTCCCGGCGTCGATGCCCTCGACACCCTCTTCTCGCACAGCCCCTGCCGGGCCACAGGCTATGAATTTATCTTTGTCTACAAGCTCGTCTGGGATGGAGAGATCACCTTTGACCCGGAGGAAATCAGCGAAGGGCGCTGGTTCACGCCCCCGGAACTCACCGCTGACATGGCGGGCCATCCCGATGGTTACGCGCCCAGTTTCCATCTGGTCTGGCAAGATTATCAAAAAACGGCCTGA